Proteins encoded together in one Dasypus novemcinctus isolate mDasNov1 chromosome 9, mDasNov1.1.hap2, whole genome shotgun sequence window:
- the ANGPTL3 gene encoding angiopoietin-related protein 3 isoform X2, translating to MYMIQLFLFIAPLVLSSRIGQDYSSFDSVSPEPKSRFAMLDDVKILANGLLQLGHGLKDFVHKTKGQINDIFQKLNIFDKSFYALSLQTNEIKEEEKELRRTTSKLQVKNEEVKNMSLRLNSKLESLMEEKVLLQQKVRYLEEQLTNLIQNQPEIQEYPEVTSLKTFIEQQNNNIKDLLQTMEEQYRQLNQQHNQIKEIENQLKRTGIQEPIENSSFYSKPRAPRTTPSLRLNETKKVERDGIPADCTNINNRGEHTSGIYAIRPRDSQVFNVYCDVISGSSWTLIQHRMDGSQNFNESWENYKYGFGRLDGGWWWHEVCEENHLNGKYNKPRTKSKPERRKGICWKSKTGKLYSIKSTKMLIHPTDLENFK from the exons ATGTACATGATTcagctatttctttttattgctcctCTAGTTCTTTCCTCCAGAATTGGCCAAGACTATTCATCATTTGATTCTGTATCTCCAGAACCAAAATCAAGATTTGCTATGTTAGATGATGTAAAAATTTTAGCCAATGGCCTCCTTCAGTTGGGCCATGGTCTTAAAGATTTTGTCCATAAGACTAAGGGCCAAATTAATGACATATTTCAAAAACTGAACATATTTGATAAGTCTTTTTATGCTCTATCACTGCAAACCAATgagataaaagaagaagaaaaggaacttAGAAGAACTACATCCAAACTACAAGtcaaaaatgaagaagtaaaaaatatgtCACTTCGACTCAACTCAAAACTTGAAAGCCTCATGGAAGAAAAAGTTCTACTTCAACAAAAAGTGAGATATTTAGAGGAACAATTAACCAATTTAATTCAAAATCAACCCGAAATTCAGGAGTACCCAGAGGTAACTTCGCTTAAA ACTTTTATAGAACAGCAAAATAATAACATCAAAGACCTTCTCCAGACCATGGAAGAACAATACAGACAATTAAACCAACAGCAtaatcaaataaaagaaatagaaaatcag CTGAAAAGGACTGGCATTCAAGAACCCATAGaaaattcttctttttattcCAAGCCAAGAGCACCAAGAACTACACCCTCTCTTCGGttgaatgaaacaaaaaaggtagaACGTGATG GCATTCCTGCTGATTGTACCAACATTAATAACAGAGGTGAACATACAAGTGGCATCTATGCCATTAGACCCAGAGACTCTCAAGTTTTTAATGTCTACTGTGATGTTATATCAG GAAGTTCGTGGACATTAATTCAACATCGAATGGATGGCTCACAAAATTTCAATGAATCCTGGGAGAACTACAAATATGGTTTTGGGAGGCTTGATG GAGGCTGGTGGTGGCATGAAGTATGTGAGGAAAACCACCTAAACGGTAAATATAACAAACCAAGAACAAAATCTAAgccagaaaggagaaaaggaatatGTTGGAAGTCTAAGACTGGAAAGTTATACTCTATCAAATCAACCAAAATGTTGATCCATCCAACAGATTTAGAAAACTTTAAATGA
- the ANGPTL3 gene encoding angiopoietin-related protein 3 isoform X1 gives MYMIQLFLFIAPLVLSSRIGQDYSSFDSVSPEPKSRFAMLDDVKILANGLLQLGHGLKDFVHKTKGQINDIFQKLNIFDKSFYALSLQTNEIKEEEKELRRTTSKLQVKNEEVKNMSLRLNSKLESLMEEKVLLQQKVRYLEEQLTNLIQNQPEIQEYPEVTSLKTFIEQQNNNIKDLLQTMEEQYRQLNQQHNQIKEIENQLKRTGIQEPIENSSFYSKPRAPRTTPSLRLNETKKVERDGIPADCTNINNRGEHTSGIYAIRPRDSQVFNVYCDVISGSSWTLIQHRMDGSQNFNESWENYKYGFGRLDGEFWLGLKKIYSIVKQSNYILRIELEDWKDNKYYIEYSFHLGNHETNYTLYLAEITGNVPSAFPVHKELAFSTWDHKAKGHHNCPKSYSGGWWWHEVCEENHLNGKYNKPRTKSKPERRKGICWKSKTGKLYSIKSTKMLIHPTDLENFK, from the exons ATGTACATGATTcagctatttctttttattgctcctCTAGTTCTTTCCTCCAGAATTGGCCAAGACTATTCATCATTTGATTCTGTATCTCCAGAACCAAAATCAAGATTTGCTATGTTAGATGATGTAAAAATTTTAGCCAATGGCCTCCTTCAGTTGGGCCATGGTCTTAAAGATTTTGTCCATAAGACTAAGGGCCAAATTAATGACATATTTCAAAAACTGAACATATTTGATAAGTCTTTTTATGCTCTATCACTGCAAACCAATgagataaaagaagaagaaaaggaacttAGAAGAACTACATCCAAACTACAAGtcaaaaatgaagaagtaaaaaatatgtCACTTCGACTCAACTCAAAACTTGAAAGCCTCATGGAAGAAAAAGTTCTACTTCAACAAAAAGTGAGATATTTAGAGGAACAATTAACCAATTTAATTCAAAATCAACCCGAAATTCAGGAGTACCCAGAGGTAACTTCGCTTAAA ACTTTTATAGAACAGCAAAATAATAACATCAAAGACCTTCTCCAGACCATGGAAGAACAATACAGACAATTAAACCAACAGCAtaatcaaataaaagaaatagaaaatcag CTGAAAAGGACTGGCATTCAAGAACCCATAGaaaattcttctttttattcCAAGCCAAGAGCACCAAGAACTACACCCTCTCTTCGGttgaatgaaacaaaaaaggtagaACGTGATG GCATTCCTGCTGATTGTACCAACATTAATAACAGAGGTGAACATACAAGTGGCATCTATGCCATTAGACCCAGAGACTCTCAAGTTTTTAATGTCTACTGTGATGTTATATCAG GAAGTTCGTGGACATTAATTCAACATCGAATGGATGGCTCACAAAATTTCAATGAATCCTGGGAGAACTACAAATATGGTTTTGGGAGGCTTGATG gagaatTTTGGTTGGGCCTAAAGAAGATATACTCCATAGTGAAGCAATCAAATTATATTTTACGAATTGAGCTAGAAGATTGGAAAGACAACAAGTATTATATTGAATATTCTTTTCATTTGGGAAATCATGAAACCAACTATACGCTATACCTAGCTGAGATTACTGGCAATGTCCCCAGTGCATTCCCAGTACACAAAGAATTGGCATTTTCCACATGGGATCACAAAGCAAAAGGACATCATAATTGTCCCAAAAGTTATTCAG GAGGCTGGTGGTGGCATGAAGTATGTGAGGAAAACCACCTAAACGGTAAATATAACAAACCAAGAACAAAATCTAAgccagaaaggagaaaaggaatatGTTGGAAGTCTAAGACTGGAAAGTTATACTCTATCAAATCAACCAAAATGTTGATCCATCCAACAGATTTAGAAAACTTTAAATGA